A portion of the Nitrosopumilaceae archaeon genome contains these proteins:
- a CDS encoding response regulator, with protein MKKILVVDDEPDISSSIKRGLERNGFQVDAYVDPEKALSEFKPGMYDLLLVDIRMPKLNGFELYREIKKRNDHAKVCFFTAFEVYYDEFKKVFPTLDVKCFIRKPITISDLVVHINTELNNK; from the coding sequence TTGAAAAAAATCCTTGTTGTAGACGACGAGCCAGATATTTCATCATCCATAAAAAGAGGTTTAGAGCGTAACGGATTTCAAGTTGATGCATATGTGGATCCAGAGAAGGCTTTATCAGAATTTAAACCAGGAATGTACGATCTTTTGCTTGTTGATATAAGAATGCCAAAATTAAACGGTTTTGAATTGTACCGTGAAATAAAAAAGAGAAACGATCATGCCAAAGTTTGTTTTTTTACAGCATTTGAGGTGTATTATGATGAATTTAAAAAAGTCTTTCCAACACTTGACGTAAAGTGTTTTATTCGTAAACCCATTACAATAAGTGATTTAGTAGTACACATTAACACAGAATTAAATAACAAATGA
- a CDS encoding ATP-grasp domain-containing protein, translated as MRAKATVLVTAAGGIVSQGIMKSLKLSNMKKDHPVMYEIVATDVNAQAAGLYRSDIGILMPSYSSSDYVDSIIKICKEQNVQAIFVGSEQELLPIAFAKEKIEKETGSAVLVNPIDVISIATDKWKTFEFLKKNNLPCAESSLPENQEEFIEEFGFPLVVKPREGHGSLHFYIVNNRDEIRQAISAIQKVGWRPIIQEYLDGENVEFTSGVVVNRTGKNVMASISMRKTLKQGQTYKAFVDDFHDVRRSAEETALKFGCRGSINIQAKMIENTPKIFEINPRFSATCPIRAVAGINEPDIVFRNFVLGEEIKIDAYQKLVCMRYWNEVYVPYSTYEKTNRMGKVSNSDSFIPDYF; from the coding sequence ATGAGAGCTAAGGCAACCGTGTTAGTGACTGCAGCTGGGGGAATAGTTTCACAAGGTATAATGAAATCTTTGAAACTGTCTAATATGAAAAAAGATCATCCAGTAATGTATGAAATTGTTGCAACTGATGTTAATGCACAGGCAGCAGGTCTGTACCGCAGTGATATTGGTATTCTCATGCCTTCGTATTCGTCATCAGATTATGTTGATTCCATAATTAAAATCTGTAAAGAACAAAATGTTCAAGCCATTTTTGTGGGATCAGAACAAGAATTATTGCCTATTGCATTTGCTAAAGAAAAAATAGAAAAAGAAACAGGTTCAGCAGTACTCGTAAATCCTATAGACGTGATATCTATAGCAACAGACAAATGGAAAACTTTCGAGTTTCTAAAGAAAAATAATCTTCCATGCGCTGAATCTTCATTGCCTGAAAACCAAGAAGAATTTATTGAAGAATTTGGTTTTCCTCTAGTTGTAAAACCACGAGAAGGACATGGTTCATTACACTTTTACATTGTAAATAATAGAGATGAAATTAGACAAGCAATTTCTGCAATTCAAAAAGTAGGCTGGCGTCCAATCATTCAAGAATACCTTGATGGAGAAAATGTAGAATTTACCTCAGGAGTTGTGGTAAACAGAACAGGAAAGAACGTAATGGCTTCAATCTCTATGAGAAAAACGCTCAAACAAGGCCAAACATACAAGGCATTTGTAGATGATTTTCACGATGTACGCAGGTCTGCTGAAGAAACTGCATTGAAATTTGGTTGTAGAGGATCAATCAACATACAAGCAAAAATGATTGAAAATACGCCCAAAATATTTGAAATTAATCCTCGTTTTTCAGCCACTTGTCCGATACGTGCAGTGGCAGGAATTAATGAACCAGATATAGTTTTTCGTAATTTTGTCCTAGGTGAAGAAATCAAAATAGACGCATATCAAAAGCTTGTCTGTATGAGATATTGGAATGAAGTTTATGTTCCGTATTCTACTTATGAAAAAACAAATAGAATGGGAAAAGTTTCAAACTCAGATTCATTCATTCCGGATTATTTTTAA
- a CDS encoding NAD-dependent epimerase/dehydratase family protein, giving the protein MKVSRAIVTGGAGFIGSHIVDELINRSIETYVIDNLRTGSIENLRQHEHNKLFHLVIGDAKHIGRLLFGVSDIDLVFHEAAIASVPLSVSEPMLVHNVNVNMTLDVMNFCLEKNVKRFVFASSAAVYGVIKDHNASEDMVCKPFSPYGASKLAIEDYLAAYYNTYGLETVALRYFNVFGARQTLNDYSGVITIFTNQLLHKEIPTVHGDGKQVRDFVHIKDIVQANMLAMESQNAVGDVFNVASGIPTSIIEVLETLKKITKTKDILHRYGPTRPGDVRFGLANIDKIKNILGYETKITLKDGLTDLAEFFKKRAEYNMLPI; this is encoded by the coding sequence ATGAAAGTTTCAAGAGCTATAGTCACTGGTGGTGCAGGTTTCATAGGAAGTCACATAGTAGATGAACTCATCAACAGAAGCATTGAGACATACGTCATTGATAATCTGCGCACAGGTTCAATAGAGAATCTAAGACAACATGAACACAACAAGCTATTTCATTTAGTGATCGGAGATGCAAAGCACATAGGTCGGCTTTTATTTGGTGTCAGTGATATCGATCTAGTTTTTCATGAAGCTGCAATTGCAAGTGTTCCATTATCAGTAAGTGAACCCATGTTAGTTCACAATGTTAATGTGAACATGACACTTGATGTAATGAATTTTTGTTTAGAGAAAAACGTAAAACGATTTGTTTTTGCCTCATCAGCTGCGGTATATGGAGTAATAAAAGATCATAATGCCTCAGAGGACATGGTGTGTAAACCATTCTCACCATATGGAGCATCAAAGCTTGCAATTGAAGACTATCTTGCTGCATACTATAATACTTATGGTCTTGAGACTGTAGCTTTAAGATATTTCAATGTGTTTGGGGCTAGACAGACGTTAAATGACTATAGTGGTGTGATTACCATTTTTACGAATCAATTATTACATAAAGAAATTCCAACTGTTCACGGAGATGGAAAACAGGTACGTGATTTTGTCCATATAAAAGACATCGTACAAGCAAACATGCTTGCAATGGAATCACAAAACGCGGTAGGGGATGTCTTTAATGTTGCCTCCGGGATACCAACTAGTATTATCGAAGTATTAGAAACATTAAAAAAAATTACAAAAACAAAAGACATACTTCATAGGTACGGTCCTACACGACCAGGCGATGTTCGATTCGGCTTGGCAAATATTGACAAGATAAAAAACATTCTTGGATATGAGACAAAAATTACATTAAAGGATGGCTTGACCGATCTGGCAGAGTTTTTCAAAAAAAGGGCTGAATATAACATGTTACCAATTTAG
- the pelF gene encoding GT4 family glycosyltransferase PelF, with product MKKVLLISWDAYPNYASGGIYTWTKTLIDSMPEWEFVVINQLSNPNGNGKYSIPNNVTKVIEIPIFGTNRYEEFYNEKRSLLLKILRTTESVIKNEFMPLYKKFLNVVLSETCYPEELVEIIWQLHQFLIIYDSKKCFEYNLVWDSFLDHIKKDRLYENMSLKETLTAFQLISRSMQLLSFQVPKVDIIHSSLAWLPSMIAICAKRESNCPVIITEHGVAFRELMLYYNAVLYDEPAKIFWKFFSRNITRAMYSIADVITPVCEANADWEKDLGADPAKIKVIYNGVNIQKFCPVEIKREDARPTVVSVGRIEPYKDIVCLIRAISHVKEVIPNIQCLIYGRSTDLEYSIKCVNKIKSLNLTDNVKFMGGTSEPEKAYNSADVIAFSSITEGFPFSIIEAMACGKAVVAADVGGVREALEGCGLLVRSMRPKDIANGIVTLLNDEQLRKELGEAAIKKVKDEFTIEKTVEQIKKMYEDLMNSCEVKKKAKLAEVVIQ from the coding sequence CGGCAATGGAAAATATTCGATTCCTAATAATGTTACCAAGGTAATAGAAATACCGATATTTGGAACAAACAGATATGAAGAATTTTATAATGAAAAGCGTTCACTGTTATTAAAAATTCTTCGTACAACAGAATCAGTTATTAAAAATGAATTCATGCCTCTATATAAAAAATTTTTAAATGTTGTATTATCAGAGACATGTTATCCAGAAGAGCTTGTAGAAATAATTTGGCAGCTCCATCAATTTTTAATTATTTATGATTCCAAAAAGTGTTTTGAGTACAATCTAGTATGGGATAGTTTTCTTGATCATATAAAAAAGGACCGACTCTACGAAAATATGTCTCTAAAAGAGACGTTGACTGCTTTTCAACTTATTAGCAGAAGTATGCAGCTCCTTTCCTTTCAAGTGCCAAAAGTTGACATTATACATTCTTCTCTTGCGTGGCTGCCCTCCATGATTGCAATTTGTGCGAAACGCGAAAGCAATTGCCCAGTTATAATAACAGAGCACGGTGTAGCGTTCAGAGAATTGATGTTATACTATAATGCGGTGTTATATGATGAACCAGCTAAAATATTCTGGAAATTTTTTTCGCGCAATATTACTAGAGCAATGTATTCAATTGCAGATGTAATAACACCAGTCTGTGAAGCAAACGCAGATTGGGAGAAAGATCTTGGTGCAGATCCAGCAAAAATCAAAGTGATCTACAATGGTGTAAATATTCAAAAATTCTGCCCCGTGGAAATAAAAAGAGAAGATGCCAGACCAACAGTAGTGTCTGTTGGAAGGATAGAGCCTTACAAAGACATTGTTTGTCTCATACGAGCAATTAGTCATGTAAAAGAAGTGATACCAAACATTCAATGTCTCATATATGGTAGATCAACAGATCTTGAATATTCTATAAAATGTGTAAATAAAATCAAGAGTCTCAATTTGACAGACAATGTCAAGTTCATGGGAGGCACAAGCGAACCAGAAAAAGCTTACAATTCAGCCGATGTGATTGCGTTTAGCAGTATTACAGAGGGATTTCCTTTTTCAATAATAGAAGCCATGGCTTGTGGAAAAGCTGTCGTGGCAGCAGACGTTGGAGGTGTCAGAGAAGCATTAGAAGGCTGTGGCCTACTTGTAAGAAGCATGCGCCCTAAAGATATTGCCAATGGCATAGTAACATTGCTCAATGATGAACAGTTAAGAAAGGAATTAGGAGAGGCGGCTATAAAAAAAGTAAAGGACGAATTTACTATTGAAAAAACTGTAGAACAAATAAAAAAAATGTATGAAGATTTGATGAATTCATGTGAAGTAAAAAAGAAAGCAAAATTAGCGGAGGTAGTCATACAATGA